From the Burkholderia mayonis genome, one window contains:
- a CDS encoding GNAT family N-acetyltransferase, giving the protein MSDSVFTNEFGQPIGAPVPDWQPRSAPPRTPMQGRFCRVEPVDVSRHADDLHAAYASAADGRDWTYMSAGPFADAASYRAYLAKAAETDDPLHHAIVDLATGKAVGTCALMRTDRANGVTEVGFVAYSPLLQKTCAGTEVMFLLMQRVFDELGYRRFEWKCDSLNAPSRAAALRYGFTCEGVFRQAVVYKGRSRDTAWYSVVDHEWPALRSAFRQWLAAENFDARGRQRQSLAALIAASRSSDA; this is encoded by the coding sequence GTGAGTGACAGCGTTTTCACCAACGAATTCGGGCAGCCGATCGGCGCGCCGGTGCCCGATTGGCAGCCGCGTTCCGCGCCGCCGCGCACGCCGATGCAAGGCCGGTTCTGCCGGGTCGAGCCGGTCGACGTGAGCCGGCACGCGGACGACCTGCATGCGGCGTATGCATCGGCCGCCGACGGCCGCGACTGGACGTACATGAGCGCCGGCCCCTTTGCCGACGCCGCGAGCTATCGCGCGTATCTGGCGAAGGCGGCCGAAACCGACGATCCGCTGCACCATGCGATCGTCGATCTGGCGACGGGCAAGGCGGTCGGCACCTGCGCGCTGATGCGGACGGACCGGGCGAACGGCGTGACCGAGGTCGGGTTCGTCGCCTATTCGCCGCTGTTGCAGAAGACGTGCGCGGGCACCGAAGTGATGTTCCTGCTGATGCAGCGCGTGTTCGACGAGCTCGGCTATCGCCGCTTCGAATGGAAATGCGACAGCCTCAACGCGCCGTCGCGCGCGGCGGCGCTTCGCTACGGCTTCACGTGCGAGGGGGTGTTCCGGCAGGCCGTCGTCTATAAGGGGCGGTCGCGCGACACCGCGTGGTATTCGGTCGTCGATCATGAATGGCCGGCGTTGCGATCGGCCTTCCGGCAGTGGCTCGCCGCGGAGAATTTCGACGCGCGAGGGCGGCAGCGGCAGTCGCTCGCCGCGCTGATCGCGGCGTCGCGCAGCAGCGACGCCTGA
- a CDS encoding enoyl-CoA hydratase/isomerase family protein, which translates to MRHETIEVTDDGRVATVMLARPDVRNAFNETMIAELTTAFDRIDANPALRAVVLAARGPAFCAGADLNWMKKMAGFSDDENRADARRLARMLEAIHRCAKPVIARVHGDAYAGGVGLVAACDIAVAAEDVKFCLSEARLGLIPATIAPYVVRAMGERAARRYFATAEVFDCAKAAQLGFVHECVPADALDATVSRLAETLCANGPQAVRACKALVRDVAGRTLDAALIEQTAGWIARTRAGAEAREGVASFLEKRPPAWRA; encoded by the coding sequence ATGCGCCATGAAACGATCGAAGTGACCGACGACGGCCGCGTCGCGACCGTCATGCTCGCGCGTCCCGACGTGCGCAATGCGTTCAACGAGACGATGATCGCCGAGCTGACGACCGCGTTCGACCGCATCGACGCGAATCCGGCGCTGCGCGCGGTCGTGCTCGCCGCGCGCGGCCCGGCGTTCTGCGCGGGCGCGGACCTGAACTGGATGAAAAAGATGGCGGGCTTCTCGGACGACGAGAACCGCGCCGACGCGCGCCGGCTCGCGCGGATGCTCGAGGCGATCCACCGCTGCGCGAAGCCCGTGATCGCGCGCGTGCACGGCGACGCGTACGCGGGCGGCGTCGGGCTCGTCGCCGCGTGCGACATCGCGGTCGCGGCCGAGGACGTGAAATTCTGCCTGTCGGAAGCGCGTCTCGGGCTGATTCCCGCGACGATCGCGCCATACGTCGTGCGCGCGATGGGCGAGCGCGCCGCGCGCCGCTATTTCGCGACGGCCGAAGTGTTCGACTGCGCGAAGGCCGCGCAGCTCGGCTTCGTCCACGAGTGCGTGCCTGCCGATGCGCTCGACGCGACCGTTTCCAGGCTCGCCGAGACCTTGTGCGCGAACGGCCCGCAGGCCGTGCGCGCGTGCAAGGCGCTCGTGCGCGACGTCGCGGGCCGCACGCTCGACGCCGCGCTGATCGAACAGACCGCCGGCTGGATCGCACGGACGCGCGCCGGCGCCGAGGCGCGCGAAGGCGTCGCGTCGTTCCTCGAGAAGCGCCCGCCGGCGTGGCGCGCGTGA
- a CDS encoding DUF2891 domain-containing protein, with product MTARQLTPALASQFANLALGHLTREYPNKLTHSLAGPEDVRGPRALHPIFYGSYDWHSCVHGYWLVTRLLDRFPDLPEAQQIVATVDAHFTADNVAGEAAYLDLPHNRGFERPYGWGWLLALSAQLASMTSETGRRWSATLAPLTGIFVERFIEFLPKATYPLRVGTHFNTAFALSLALDFARQTRHPALEALIVDTARRWHLRDANCQAWEPSGDEFLSPALMEAELMRRALPAAEFLTWFDAFLPSLAAREPATLFTPATVTDRTDGKIAHLDGLNLSRAWCQRSLARALPDGDPRQAVLADAADTHLASALAHVAGDYMGEHWLASFALLALEA from the coding sequence ATGACCGCCCGACAACTGACGCCCGCCCTCGCCTCGCAATTCGCGAACCTCGCGCTCGGTCACCTGACGCGCGAATATCCGAACAAGCTCACGCATTCGCTCGCCGGCCCGGAAGACGTGCGCGGACCGCGCGCGCTGCATCCGATCTTCTACGGCAGCTACGACTGGCATTCGTGCGTGCACGGCTACTGGCTCGTCACGCGGCTGCTCGATCGCTTTCCGGACCTGCCGGAAGCGCAACAGATCGTCGCGACCGTCGACGCGCACTTCACCGCCGACAATGTCGCTGGCGAAGCGGCGTACCTCGATCTGCCGCACAACCGCGGCTTCGAGCGGCCGTACGGCTGGGGATGGCTGCTCGCGCTGTCCGCGCAGCTCGCGTCGATGACGTCCGAAACGGGCCGCCGCTGGTCGGCGACGCTCGCGCCGCTGACCGGCATCTTCGTCGAGCGCTTTATCGAGTTCCTGCCGAAGGCGACTTATCCGCTGCGCGTCGGCACGCACTTCAACACCGCGTTCGCGCTATCGCTCGCGCTCGATTTCGCGCGGCAGACGCGGCATCCGGCGCTCGAAGCGCTGATCGTCGACACCGCGCGGCGCTGGCATCTGCGCGACGCGAACTGCCAGGCGTGGGAGCCGAGCGGCGACGAGTTCCTGTCGCCTGCGTTGATGGAGGCGGAGCTGATGCGGCGCGCGCTGCCGGCGGCCGAGTTCCTGACATGGTTCGACGCGTTCCTGCCGTCGCTCGCCGCGCGCGAGCCGGCGACGCTCTTCACGCCGGCCACCGTCACCGATCGCACCGACGGCAAGATCGCGCACCTCGACGGCCTGAACCTGAGCCGCGCGTGGTGCCAGCGCTCGCTCGCGCGGGCGCTGCCGGACGGCGATCCGCGCCAGGCGGTGCTCGCCGACGCGGCCGACACGCATCTCGCGAGCGCGCTCGCGCACGTTGCGGGCGACTACATGGGCGAGCACTGGCTCGCGTCGTTCGCGCTGCTCGCGCTGGAGGCCTGA
- a CDS encoding PTS fructose-like transporter subunit IIB, protein MKKLIGLVAAPARTAAPAFAAHALNRAAQARGIALALETRSALGVQTPLSADQIDAASAVLIAADDPASIDEAPFAGKTIHRVSVDDAIRDAHAVLARAAGCASEAAVADASAHAANGAAPVGGAVSAASRAEAQAVRGAPAASLAAARSGVAEAPRAPIAASADARPLKIVAITSCPTGIAHTFMAAEGLAQGAQALGHAIHVETQGSVGAQNKLTDAQIAEADLVVIAADTQVDKRRFKGKRLYETGTKGAIGKGAALIGRAIAEARIEGGAAAGAGAGAGAPALADQVAAAKQARAAKAGGPYRHLMTGVSYMLPFVVAGGLLIALSFALGGIYAFDDAHKGTLAWSLFQIGAKSAFALIVPALSGYLAYSIADRPGITPGMVGGMLAASLNAGFLGGIASGFLAGYAALLINRHLKLHRNLEGLKPVLIIPLLSTLIVGLLMIYVVGSPVAAALHALEGWLRSMQAGSAVVLGLILGGMMAVDMGGPVNKAAYAFSAGLIASHVYTPMAATMAAGMTPPLGIALATWLFRQRFGAEEREAGKAAAVLGIAFITEGAIPFAARDPMRVIPACIAGSAVTGAISMAAGAELKVPHGGIFVLPIPNAVTHLGVYALAIVVGTLVTAVAVGALKRTPQPAVAGT, encoded by the coding sequence ATGAAAAAATTGATCGGACTCGTGGCGGCGCCGGCGCGGACGGCCGCGCCGGCCTTCGCCGCGCACGCGCTGAACCGCGCGGCGCAGGCGCGCGGCATCGCGCTCGCGCTCGAAACGCGCAGCGCGCTCGGCGTGCAGACACCGTTGTCCGCCGACCAGATCGACGCGGCGAGCGCCGTGCTGATCGCGGCGGACGACCCGGCGTCGATCGACGAAGCGCCGTTCGCGGGCAAGACGATTCACCGCGTGTCGGTCGACGACGCGATCCGCGACGCGCACGCGGTGCTCGCGCGCGCGGCGGGCTGCGCGTCCGAGGCGGCCGTCGCGGATGCGTCCGCACACGCGGCAAACGGCGCGGCGCCCGTCGGCGGCGCGGTATCGGCTGCTTCGCGAGCGGAGGCGCAAGCGGTGCGCGGCGCGCCGGCCGCGTCGCTCGCGGCGGCGCGTTCCGGCGTTGCCGAAGCGCCGCGCGCGCCGATTGCGGCGTCGGCCGACGCCCGTCCGCTGAAGATCGTCGCGATCACGTCGTGCCCGACCGGCATCGCCCATACGTTCATGGCGGCCGAGGGGCTCGCGCAAGGCGCGCAGGCGCTCGGCCATGCGATCCACGTCGAGACGCAGGGCTCGGTCGGCGCGCAGAACAAGCTGACCGATGCGCAGATCGCCGAAGCGGATCTCGTCGTGATCGCCGCCGACACGCAGGTCGACAAGCGCCGCTTCAAGGGCAAGCGGCTCTACGAGACGGGCACGAAGGGCGCGATCGGCAAGGGCGCGGCGCTGATCGGGCGGGCGATCGCCGAGGCGCGCATCGAAGGCGGCGCGGCGGCGGGCGCCGGGGCGGGCGCGGGCGCGCCGGCGCTTGCCGATCAGGTCGCGGCCGCGAAGCAGGCGCGCGCCGCGAAAGCGGGCGGCCCGTATCGACATTTGATGACGGGCGTGTCGTACATGCTGCCGTTCGTCGTCGCGGGCGGCCTGCTGATTGCGCTGTCGTTCGCGCTCGGCGGCATCTACGCGTTCGACGACGCACACAAGGGCACGCTCGCGTGGTCGCTGTTCCAGATCGGCGCGAAGTCGGCGTTCGCGCTGATCGTGCCGGCGCTGTCCGGCTACCTCGCATATTCGATCGCCGACCGGCCGGGCATCACGCCGGGGATGGTCGGCGGGATGCTCGCCGCGAGCCTGAATGCGGGCTTTCTCGGCGGGATCGCGTCGGGCTTCCTCGCGGGCTACGCGGCGCTCCTGATCAACCGGCATCTGAAGCTGCATCGCAACCTCGAAGGGCTGAAGCCGGTGCTGATCATTCCGCTGCTGTCGACGCTCATCGTCGGGCTGTTGATGATCTACGTGGTCGGCTCGCCCGTCGCGGCCGCGCTGCACGCGCTCGAAGGCTGGCTGCGCTCGATGCAGGCGGGCAGCGCGGTCGTGCTCGGGCTGATCCTCGGCGGGATGATGGCGGTCGACATGGGCGGTCCGGTGAACAAGGCCGCGTATGCGTTCAGCGCGGGACTGATCGCGAGCCACGTCTACACGCCGATGGCCGCGACGATGGCGGCCGGGATGACGCCGCCCCTCGGCATCGCGCTCGCGACCTGGCTGTTCCGCCAGCGCTTCGGCGCCGAGGAGCGCGAAGCGGGGAAGGCGGCCGCGGTGCTCGGCATCGCGTTCATCACCGAAGGCGCGATTCCGTTCGCGGCGCGCGATCCGATGCGCGTGATTCCCGCGTGCATCGCCGGCTCGGCGGTGACGGGCGCGATCTCGATGGCGGCGGGCGCCGAGCTGAAGGTGCCGCACGGCGGGATCTTCGTGCTGCCGATTCCGAATGCGGTCACGCATCTCGGCGTGTATGCGCTGGCGATCGTCGTCGGGACGCTCGTGACGGCGGTTGCGGTCGGCGCGCTGAAGCGGACGCCGCAGCCGGCGGTTGCGGGCACTTGA
- a CDS encoding carboxyl transferase domain-containing protein, translating into MPIIESKLNPRSDEFRANAATLEALVADLRDKVDRLALGGGQAARDKHLSRGKLLPRDRIAQLLDPGAPFLELSQLAAYGMYNDDAPGAGIITGIGRIAGRECVIVCNDATVKGGTYYPMTVKKHVRAQEIAAENRLPCVYLVDSGGANLPNQDDVFPDRDHFGRIFFNQANLSAAGIEQIAVVMGSCTAGGAYVPAMSDESIIVKNQGTIFLGGPPLVKAATGEEVSAEDLGGGDVHTRLSGVADHLAQNDAHALSIARTIVGHLGARGAAPLALREPLPPRHDAKSLYGVIPVDTRKPFDVREVIARIVDDSAFDEFKARYGTTLVTGFAHIWGHPVGIVANNGILFSESATKGAHFIELCCQRKIPLVFLQNITGFMVGRKYENEGIARHGAKMVTAVSTAKVPKFTVIIGGSFGAGNYGMCGRAFGPRFLWMWPNARISVMGGEQAASVLATVRRDGIEAKGGEWSAQDEEAFKQPIRDQYERQGHPYYASARLWDDGVIDPAQTRDVLGLGLAAAMNAPIEDTRFGVFRM; encoded by the coding sequence ATGCCGATCATCGAATCCAAGCTGAACCCGCGTTCCGACGAATTTCGCGCGAACGCCGCGACGCTCGAGGCGCTCGTCGCCGATCTGCGCGACAAGGTCGACCGGCTGGCGCTCGGCGGCGGGCAGGCCGCGCGCGACAAGCATCTGTCGCGCGGCAAGCTGCTGCCGCGCGACCGGATCGCGCAACTGCTCGATCCGGGCGCGCCGTTCCTCGAGCTGTCGCAGCTCGCCGCGTACGGGATGTACAACGACGACGCGCCGGGCGCGGGCATCATCACCGGCATCGGCCGGATCGCGGGCCGCGAGTGCGTGATCGTCTGCAACGACGCGACCGTCAAGGGCGGCACCTACTATCCGATGACCGTGAAGAAGCACGTGCGCGCGCAGGAGATCGCGGCCGAGAACCGGTTGCCGTGCGTGTACCTCGTCGATTCGGGCGGCGCGAACCTGCCGAATCAGGACGACGTGTTTCCTGACCGCGATCATTTCGGCCGAATCTTCTTCAATCAGGCGAACCTGTCGGCGGCGGGCATCGAGCAGATCGCGGTCGTGATGGGCTCGTGCACCGCGGGCGGCGCGTACGTGCCCGCGATGAGCGACGAATCGATCATCGTCAAGAACCAGGGGACGATCTTTCTCGGCGGGCCGCCGCTCGTGAAGGCGGCCACCGGCGAGGAAGTGAGCGCCGAGGATCTCGGCGGCGGCGACGTGCACACGCGCCTGTCCGGCGTGGCCGATCACCTCGCGCAGAACGACGCGCATGCGTTGTCGATCGCGCGCACGATCGTCGGCCATCTCGGCGCGCGCGGCGCGGCGCCGCTCGCGCTTCGCGAGCCGCTGCCGCCGCGCCATGACGCGAAAAGCCTGTACGGCGTGATTCCCGTCGATACGAGGAAGCCGTTCGACGTGCGCGAGGTGATCGCGCGGATCGTCGACGATTCCGCATTCGACGAATTCAAGGCGCGCTACGGCACGACGCTCGTCACGGGCTTCGCGCACATCTGGGGACACCCGGTCGGCATCGTCGCGAACAACGGCATTCTGTTCTCCGAATCGGCGACGAAGGGCGCGCATTTCATCGAGCTGTGCTGCCAGCGCAAGATCCCGCTCGTGTTCCTGCAGAACATCACCGGCTTCATGGTCGGCCGCAAGTACGAGAACGAAGGCATCGCGCGTCACGGCGCGAAGATGGTGACGGCCGTGTCGACCGCGAAGGTGCCGAAGTTCACGGTGATCATCGGCGGCTCGTTCGGCGCGGGCAACTACGGGATGTGCGGGCGCGCGTTCGGCCCGCGCTTCCTGTGGATGTGGCCGAACGCGCGCATCTCGGTGATGGGCGGCGAGCAGGCGGCCTCGGTGCTCGCGACCGTGCGCCGCGATGGGATCGAGGCGAAGGGCGGCGAGTGGTCGGCGCAAGACGAAGAGGCGTTCAAGCAGCCGATCCGCGACCAGTACGAGCGCCAGGGCCATCCGTACTACGCGAGCGCGCGCCTGTGGGACGACGGCGTGATCGACCCCGCGCAGACGCGCGACGTGCTCGGCTTGGGCCTTGCCGCCGCGATGAACGCGCCGATCGAGGACACGCGGTTCGGCGTGTTCCGGATGTGA
- a CDS encoding RidA family protein, translating to MSARDVVFPPERQALYERNRYSPAVRSNGFLFVSGQVGSLPDGSPEPDLDAQVRLAFGNLNAILSAAGCTFDDVVDVTIFVVDPAERFDAIWKVAADYWGDAPHPTLTGIGVTWLYGFQFEIKVIAKLPESAAR from the coding sequence ATGTCCGCACGTGATGTCGTATTTCCGCCCGAGCGTCAGGCGCTGTACGAGCGAAACCGCTATTCCCCGGCCGTTCGTTCCAACGGTTTTCTTTTCGTGTCGGGGCAGGTCGGCAGCCTGCCCGACGGTTCCCCGGAGCCGGATCTGGACGCGCAGGTCAGGCTCGCGTTCGGCAATCTGAACGCGATTCTCTCGGCTGCCGGCTGCACGTTCGACGATGTCGTCGACGTGACGATCTTCGTCGTCGATCCCGCTGAACGCTTCGACGCGATCTGGAAGGTCGCCGCCGACTACTGGGGGGATGCGCCGCACCCGACGCTGACCGGTATCGGCGTGACGTGGCTCTACGGCTTTCAGTTCGAGATCAAGGTGATCGCGAAGTTGCCGGAGTCCGCTGCCCGCTAG
- a CDS encoding isovaleryl-CoA dehydrogenase, with amino-acid sequence MSNLPGVNFMLGEDIEMLRDSIAHFAAKEIAPRAAEIDRTDQFPMDLWRKFGELGVLGMTVAEEYGGAGLGYTAHMVAMEEISRASASVGLSYGAHSNLCVNQIHRNGTEAQKRKYLPKLISGEHVGALAMSEPNAGSDVVSMKLRADKRGDRYVLNGTKMWITNGPDCDTLVVYAKTEPDAGARGITAFIVEKGMKGFSVAQKLDKLGMRGSHTGELVFEDVEVPEENILGELNGGVKVLMSGLDYERAVLAGGPTGIMAACLDAVIPYVHDRKQFGQPIGEFQLIQGKIADMYTTFQACRAYLYAVGRHLDAGGMAPAGGAHVRQVRKDCAGVILYTAEKATWMAGEAIQILGGNGYINEYPVGRLWRDAKLYEIGAGTSEIRRMLIGRELFAETA; translated from the coding sequence ATGAGCAACCTGCCCGGCGTGAACTTCATGCTCGGTGAAGACATCGAGATGCTGCGCGATTCGATCGCCCATTTCGCCGCGAAGGAAATCGCGCCGCGCGCGGCCGAGATCGACCGCACCGACCAGTTCCCGATGGACCTGTGGCGCAAGTTCGGCGAGCTGGGCGTGCTCGGAATGACGGTCGCCGAGGAATACGGCGGCGCGGGTCTCGGCTACACCGCGCACATGGTCGCGATGGAGGAGATTTCGCGCGCGTCGGCGTCGGTCGGGCTGTCGTACGGCGCGCACTCGAACCTGTGCGTGAACCAGATCCACCGCAACGGCACCGAAGCGCAGAAGCGCAAGTACCTGCCGAAGCTGATCTCCGGCGAGCACGTCGGCGCGCTCGCGATGAGCGAGCCGAACGCGGGCTCGGACGTCGTCAGCATGAAGCTGCGCGCGGACAAGCGCGGCGACCGCTACGTGCTGAACGGCACGAAGATGTGGATCACGAACGGCCCGGACTGCGACACGCTCGTCGTCTACGCGAAGACCGAGCCCGACGCCGGCGCGCGCGGCATCACCGCGTTCATCGTCGAGAAGGGGATGAAGGGCTTCTCGGTCGCGCAGAAGCTCGACAAGCTCGGGATGCGCGGCTCGCACACGGGCGAGCTCGTGTTCGAGGATGTCGAGGTGCCGGAAGAGAACATCCTCGGCGAGCTGAACGGCGGCGTGAAAGTGCTGATGAGCGGGCTCGACTACGAGCGCGCGGTGCTCGCGGGCGGCCCGACGGGCATCATGGCCGCCTGCCTCGACGCCGTCATCCCGTACGTCCACGACCGCAAGCAGTTCGGTCAGCCGATCGGCGAATTCCAGCTGATCCAGGGCAAGATCGCCGACATGTACACGACGTTCCAGGCGTGCCGCGCGTATCTGTACGCGGTCGGCCGCCATCTCGACGCGGGCGGCATGGCCCCGGCCGGCGGCGCGCACGTTCGCCAGGTGCGCAAGGACTGCGCGGGCGTGATTCTCTACACCGCGGAAAAAGCGACGTGGATGGCGGGCGAGGCGATCCAGATCCTCGGCGGCAACGGCTACATCAACGAATATCCGGTCGGGCGCCTGTGGCGCGACGCGAAGCTCTACGAGATCGGCGCCGGCACGAGCGAGATCCGCCGGATGCTGATCGGCCGCGAGCTGTTCGCGGAAACGGCCTGA
- a CDS encoding MFS transporter, protein MASTESASRASASASATTIDAGVISARLDRLPPTRSVWKLVALLSLGFFFELYDLLYSGYVAPGLVKSGILTATTHGLFGTTGVASFIAALFAGLFIGTIACGFLADRFGRRAVFTWSLLWYTAANIVMAFQDTAAGLNFWRFVVGLGLGVEMVTIGTYISELVPKQIRGRAFACEQAVGFVAVPVVALLAYLLVPRAPFGLDGWRWVVLIGAHGAIFVWWIRRQLPESPRWLAQQGRLDEAERVLAALEARVEAEHGRPLPPPAPAEPVAPRGRFRDMWAPPYRKRTVMMTIFNVFQTVGFYGFANWVPTLLIKQGITVTTSLMYSSVIALAAPIGPLIGLAIADRFERKTAIVAMAGAAMISGLMFSQASAAWLLVALGVCLTLANNIMSYSFHAYQAELFPTAIRARAVGFVYSWSRFSAIFTSFAIAAVLKGFGTPGAFVFIAGAMAIVMASIGLMGPRTKGIALEAISH, encoded by the coding sequence ATGGCTTCAACGGAAAGCGCCTCGCGCGCGTCGGCGTCGGCGTCCGCGACGACGATCGACGCCGGCGTCATCTCGGCGCGCCTCGACCGCCTGCCGCCCACCCGCAGCGTCTGGAAACTGGTCGCGCTGCTGAGCCTCGGTTTCTTCTTCGAGCTCTACGATCTGCTCTATAGCGGCTACGTCGCGCCCGGCCTCGTGAAGAGCGGCATCCTGACCGCGACGACGCACGGCCTGTTCGGCACGACGGGCGTCGCGAGCTTCATCGCCGCGCTGTTTGCCGGGCTGTTCATCGGCACGATTGCGTGCGGCTTTCTCGCCGACCGCTTCGGCCGCCGCGCGGTGTTCACGTGGTCGCTGCTCTGGTACACGGCCGCGAACATCGTGATGGCGTTCCAGGACACCGCCGCGGGCCTCAACTTCTGGCGCTTCGTCGTCGGGCTCGGGCTCGGCGTCGAGATGGTGACGATCGGCACGTACATCTCCGAGCTGGTCCCGAAACAGATTCGCGGCCGCGCGTTCGCGTGCGAGCAGGCGGTCGGCTTCGTCGCGGTGCCCGTCGTCGCGCTGCTCGCGTACCTGCTCGTCCCGCGTGCGCCGTTCGGCCTCGACGGCTGGCGTTGGGTCGTGCTGATCGGCGCGCACGGCGCGATCTTCGTCTGGTGGATTCGCCGGCAGTTGCCGGAGAGCCCGCGCTGGCTCGCGCAGCAAGGCCGGCTCGACGAGGCGGAGCGCGTGCTCGCCGCGCTCGAGGCGAGGGTCGAGGCGGAGCACGGCCGGCCGCTGCCGCCGCCCGCGCCCGCCGAGCCGGTCGCGCCGCGCGGCCGGTTCCGCGACATGTGGGCGCCGCCGTACCGCAAGCGCACGGTGATGATGACGATCTTCAACGTGTTCCAGACCGTCGGCTTCTACGGTTTCGCGAACTGGGTGCCGACGCTCCTCATCAAGCAGGGGATCACCGTCACGACGAGCCTCATGTATTCGAGCGTGATCGCGCTCGCGGCGCCGATCGGGCCGCTGATCGGTCTCGCGATCGCCGATCGCTTCGAGCGCAAGACGGCGATCGTCGCGATGGCCGGCGCGGCGATGATCTCGGGGCTGATGTTCAGCCAGGCGTCGGCCGCGTGGCTGCTCGTCGCGCTCGGCGTGTGCCTGACGCTCGCGAACAACATCATGTCCTACAGCTTCCACGCGTATCAGGCGGAGCTGTTCCCGACCGCGATCCGGGCGCGCGCGGTCGGCTTCGTCTATTCGTGGAGCCGCTTTTCGGCGATCTTCACGTCGTTCGCGATCGCGGCCGTGCTGAAAGGATTCGGCACGCCGGGCGCGTTCGTGTTCATCGCGGGCGCGATGGCGATCGTGATGGCGTCGATCGGGCTGATGGGGCCGAGAACCAAGGGGATCGCGCTCGAGGCGATTTCGCATTGA
- a CDS encoding TetR/AcrR family transcriptional regulator, whose product MTATQKTDRADAPRAPAGRKSQQRVQDILRAGREIFAEKGYEHATAAEIAQRVGVSEATVFSYFRGKRELCARVIADWYDEIIDAFETGMPRDASVRQQFAFIVRTHLRLMLVNGTGLCALVLSEGRAKQHALADELTALQRRYTAPLMDVLARGQAAGQVRADMPLSLLRSMVFGPMEHVLWDAILGHRKLDTETTAGQLIDLLWAGLQPPAPENAALVRFRSDVADAVRRLDEACAQAERGVAACRKAEKPA is encoded by the coding sequence ATGACCGCCACTCAGAAAACCGACCGCGCGGACGCGCCGCGCGCGCCCGCCGGACGCAAATCGCAGCAGCGTGTGCAGGACATCCTGCGCGCCGGACGCGAAATCTTCGCGGAGAAAGGCTACGAGCATGCGACCGCGGCAGAGATCGCGCAGCGAGTCGGCGTGTCGGAGGCGACCGTGTTCAGCTACTTTCGCGGCAAGCGGGAGCTGTGCGCACGCGTGATCGCCGATTGGTACGACGAAATCATCGACGCGTTCGAGACCGGGATGCCGCGCGACGCGTCGGTGCGCCAGCAATTCGCATTCATCGTCCGCACGCACCTGCGGCTGATGCTCGTGAACGGCACCGGTCTGTGCGCGCTGGTGCTGTCCGAAGGGCGCGCGAAGCAGCACGCGCTCGCCGACGAACTGACCGCCTTGCAGCGCCGCTACACGGCGCCGCTGATGGACGTGCTCGCGCGCGGACAGGCGGCGGGACAGGTGCGCGCCGACATGCCGCTCAGCCTGTTGCGCTCGATGGTGTTCGGACCGATGGAGCACGTGCTGTGGGATGCGATCCTCGGGCATCGCAAGCTCGATACCGAAACGACGGCCGGGCAATTGATCGATCTGCTGTGGGCGGGATTGCAGCCGCCCGCGCCGGAAAACGCCGCACTCGTGCGCTTCCGGAGCGACGTCGCGGACGCGGTGAGGCGGCTCGACGAAGCGTGCGCGCAGGCGGAGCGCGGAGTAGCGGCGTGCCGCAAGGCGGAAAAGCCGGCGTAG